A stretch of Desulfovibrio sp. TomC DNA encodes these proteins:
- a CDS encoding tetratricopeptide repeat protein translates to MASTNSGNAATVSRSAAILGAGLALLAGVFLGFTLRGMMDSPSTRGAAPTAQQQMPPQAQEQQAPAPALVERIKALEKQTQLEPANVAAWTELGNLYFDTDQPEKAIPAYEKSLTLEPGNPDVTTDLGVMYRHVGKFDKALECFNKAIAVNPGHVIASFNKSVVLEHDKNDRAGALAALKTLAAKNPQAVLPGNKPVAQAIQELSQ, encoded by the coding sequence ATGGCGTCCACCAATTCCGGCAATGCAGCCACTGTCAGCCGCAGCGCGGCTATCTTAGGGGCCGGGCTGGCCCTTTTGGCCGGCGTTTTTCTGGGATTTACCCTGCGGGGCATGATGGATTCCCCGTCCACCCGGGGCGCGGCCCCGACCGCCCAGCAGCAGATGCCGCCGCAGGCCCAGGAGCAACAGGCCCCGGCCCCGGCCCTGGTCGAGCGTATCAAGGCCCTGGAGAAACAGACCCAGCTTGAACCGGCCAACGTGGCGGCCTGGACCGAGCTTGGCAACCTCTATTTCGACACCGACCAGCCGGAGAAAGCCATCCCGGCCTATGAGAAATCCCTGACCCTGGAACCGGGCAACCCGGATGTGACCACCGACCTCGGCGTCATGTACCGGCATGTGGGGAAATTCGACAAGGCCCTGGAATGCTTTAATAAGGCCATTGCCGTCAATCCCGGACACGTGATTGCCAGCTTCAATAAGAGCGTGGTGCTCGAACACGACAAAAACGACCGGGCCGGGGCGCTGGCGGCGCTTAAGACCCTGGCCGCGAAAAATCCCCAGGCCGTGCTGCCCGGCAACAAGCCGGTGGCCCAGGCCATCCAGGAACTGTCGCAGTAG
- the fliF gene encoding flagellar basal-body MS-ring/collar protein FliF, with amino-acid sequence MSDFLKQHFEKLIQYWSNRSAAQRILLAGLAASLVIAFGVMLIFLNQTEMRVLYTKLPPEDAARVVELLKASKTPYELRDNGATVMVPAEAVYEQRLKVAGEGAMRGQGIGFELFDELKVGQTDFVQRINYTRALQGELSRTIAEFPQVEKARVHLVLPQKSLFIEEQKKATASVVLTLRRGQKLDAKQLQGIVNLVSMSVEGLTPEHITVTDTTGQSLYQPRGDSGLDGMTTTQFEYKNTFEANLENRLEQILTPILGPGRSLAKVNAELDFSQRTTRKELYDPNATVVRSEQKSDESTSGTAAVDASGATTTPRGGGTAVPNTNFRGEGYSGTESTQKSSRENKTTNYEINKEEQNIVSPVGDLKRQSIAVIVDGTYEKVEGTNTFKYLPRSAEELERIKQIVARAAGLDGSRGDEIQVSSFEFGAPDGSGEPSLLQTMMEYAQRLGKPFINGLLIFLFLILVVRPVVMALIRPRVTEEEIETLERLPEGEARLALAEAEESEDAAAMLEPGRQFELAKGLALQLFEENMEQSISLLKSWLKQEA; translated from the coding sequence ATGTCCGACTTTCTCAAGCAGCACTTCGAAAAGCTCATCCAATACTGGTCCAATCGCTCGGCTGCCCAACGCATCCTCCTGGCCGGACTGGCTGCCTCCCTGGTCATCGCCTTCGGAGTCATGCTCATTTTCCTCAATCAGACGGAAATGCGCGTCCTGTATACCAAACTGCCCCCTGAAGACGCCGCCCGGGTGGTGGAGTTGCTCAAGGCCTCCAAGACGCCCTATGAGCTGCGCGACAACGGAGCCACCGTGATGGTGCCGGCCGAAGCCGTGTACGAACAGCGGCTCAAGGTGGCTGGCGAAGGGGCCATGCGCGGCCAGGGCATCGGCTTCGAGCTGTTTGACGAACTCAAGGTGGGCCAGACCGATTTCGTCCAGCGCATCAACTACACGCGCGCCCTGCAAGGCGAACTGTCCCGCACCATTGCCGAATTTCCCCAGGTCGAAAAGGCCCGGGTCCATCTGGTGCTGCCGCAAAAAAGCCTGTTTATCGAAGAACAGAAAAAGGCCACGGCCTCGGTGGTCCTGACCCTGCGTCGGGGCCAAAAACTTGACGCCAAGCAGCTCCAGGGCATCGTCAATCTGGTGTCCATGTCCGTCGAGGGTCTGACCCCCGAGCATATCACCGTCACCGACACCACCGGCCAGTCCCTGTACCAGCCGCGCGGGGACAGCGGCCTGGACGGCATGACCACCACCCAGTTCGAATACAAGAACACCTTTGAAGCCAACCTGGAAAACCGCCTCGAACAAATCCTGACCCCCATTCTCGGCCCGGGCCGTTCCCTGGCCAAGGTCAATGCCGAGCTGGACTTTTCCCAGCGCACCACCCGCAAGGAACTCTACGACCCCAACGCCACGGTGGTGCGCAGCGAGCAGAAGAGCGACGAATCGACCTCCGGCACGGCCGCTGTGGACGCCTCCGGCGCAACCACCACCCCGCGCGGCGGCGGTACGGCCGTGCCCAATACCAATTTCCGGGGCGAAGGCTACTCCGGCACCGAGTCCACCCAGAAGTCCAGCCGTGAGAACAAAACCACCAACTATGAGATCAATAAGGAAGAACAAAACATCGTCAGCCCGGTTGGCGACTTGAAGCGGCAGTCCATAGCGGTTATCGTGGACGGGACCTACGAGAAGGTCGAGGGGACCAACACGTTTAAGTACCTGCCCCGCTCGGCCGAGGAACTGGAACGCATCAAGCAGATCGTGGCCCGGGCGGCCGGCCTCGATGGTTCGCGCGGCGACGAAATCCAGGTGTCGAGCTTCGAGTTCGGCGCTCCGGACGGATCGGGCGAACCGAGCCTGTTGCAGACCATGATGGAATACGCCCAACGCCTGGGCAAACCCTTCATCAATGGCCTGCTGATCTTCCTGTTCCTCATCCTGGTGGTTCGCCCGGTGGTGATGGCCCTTATTCGCCCCCGGGTTACCGAAGAGGAGATTGAAACCTTGGAACGTCTGCCCGAAGGCGAAGCCCGGCTGGCCCTGGCCGAGGCGGAAGAAAGCGAGGACGCAGCGGCCATGTTGGAACCGGGCCGGCAGTTCGAGCTGGCCAAGGGTCTGGCCCTGCAGCTGTTCGAAGAAAACATGGAGCAGTCCATTTCGCTCCTCAAATCCTGGCTCAAGCAGGAGGCATAA
- a CDS encoding ABC transporter substrate binding protein, with translation MLPLLGLGFVSSCFAVGIPEYRIIFINSYHRGYSWSDGVEEGFRERLGSVGENTDICYEYLDSRRFAYGNQLDPLAQAMKIKYANYRPDLLVVSDNAAFDFAIKYRETLFPGIPIVFCGYNYFTPDVLQGIGNITGVNEEISFQDTVAMALTVHPDTRTLVFVLSTGDVSSARISHVAETSVLPQLAERFSVVVLKDASLEDIRQRLAKLPRQTLVFLGGQTRDQAVDRALTSVESGRLIAGVSPFPVYTFWDFHLDTGVIGGHILTGQDQGRAAAKLALQVLGGTKADALPVVMTAPATDIFDYTVLQKFDVSPAALPPGSVVINKPFSAWDAYRWQIVVVVALLAAQALLVMQLLRVMAQRKKALVDLSKERALLEDRVAERTTELRKSEELFRRLFENASDAIFLGDMHGRFLDVNREAQRQTGYSREELLRMGPADLDVNHTPQSVVDFHRNMDADRPIVFETVNRRKDGELIHLEVRGIRLFAEETGAVLMGIARDITQRKRLEEELRDIAFHDSLTRLPNRRLLLDRLQQALPAGRIGHGYLAVLFVDLNNFKQLNDTHGHAVGDRLLVEVARRLLQTVRVSDMVARLGGDEFVVLLEGLGDDAAQAGQRAGLVAAKIQQALAVPYVLGDIRHTGSASIGIKLCQEEDHDPDAILKEADAAMYTAKRKGADAGV, from the coding sequence ATGCTTCCGTTGCTTGGGCTGGGATTTGTCTCCTCGTGCTTTGCCGTTGGAATACCTGAGTATCGCATTATTTTTATCAATTCCTACCATCGCGGGTATTCCTGGAGCGATGGCGTTGAAGAAGGATTTCGGGAACGTCTCGGGAGTGTCGGTGAAAACACCGATATTTGTTACGAATACCTGGACAGCCGGCGGTTTGCCTATGGCAACCAGCTCGATCCGCTGGCCCAGGCCATGAAGATCAAATACGCCAACTACCGTCCCGATCTCTTGGTCGTGTCCGACAACGCCGCTTTCGACTTTGCGATCAAATACCGGGAGACGCTTTTTCCCGGCATCCCCATTGTTTTTTGCGGCTACAACTATTTTACGCCGGACGTGTTGCAGGGCATTGGCAACATCACAGGCGTCAATGAGGAAATCAGCTTTCAGGACACGGTGGCTATGGCCCTGACGGTGCACCCGGACACCCGGACGCTGGTTTTCGTCCTTTCGACCGGGGACGTCAGCAGTGCGCGCATAAGCCATGTGGCCGAGACGTCTGTCCTGCCCCAGCTGGCGGAGCGGTTTTCGGTGGTCGTCCTCAAAGACGCCTCCCTGGAGGACATCCGCCAAAGACTGGCCAAACTGCCACGCCAGACGCTGGTGTTCCTCGGCGGCCAGACGCGGGACCAGGCCGTCGACCGGGCTTTGACTTCGGTGGAAAGCGGCCGGTTGATTGCCGGGGTCAGCCCTTTCCCGGTGTACACCTTCTGGGATTTCCACCTGGATACCGGCGTCATCGGCGGGCATATTCTGACCGGCCAGGATCAGGGCCGGGCCGCAGCGAAGTTGGCCTTGCAAGTGCTTGGCGGGACCAAGGCGGACGCACTCCCGGTGGTGATGACGGCCCCAGCCACGGATATCTTTGACTACACGGTCTTACAGAAATTTGACGTTTCCCCCGCCGCCCTGCCGCCGGGCAGTGTTGTGATCAACAAGCCGTTCTCGGCCTGGGACGCCTACCGCTGGCAGATTGTCGTCGTCGTGGCGCTGCTGGCGGCCCAGGCGTTGCTGGTCATGCAGTTGTTGCGGGTCATGGCCCAGCGGAAAAAAGCCCTCGTCGACCTCTCCAAGGAGCGGGCCTTGCTGGAGGACCGGGTCGCGGAACGCACCACCGAACTGCGAAAGAGCGAGGAGCTTTTCAGGAGACTGTTTGAAAATGCCAGCGACGCCATTTTCCTGGGCGATATGCACGGACGGTTTCTGGATGTGAATCGCGAGGCCCAGCGGCAGACCGGCTATTCCCGCGAAGAACTCCTTCGCATGGGGCCGGCCGATCTCGACGTCAATCATACGCCGCAATCCGTGGTCGATTTCCACCGGAATATGGATGCCGACCGGCCGATTGTTTTTGAAACCGTCAATCGCCGCAAAGACGGGGAACTGATCCACCTGGAAGTGCGCGGGATTCGGCTCTTTGCCGAAGAAACCGGAGCGGTCCTCATGGGCATTGCCCGGGACATCACCCAGCGCAAGCGCCTGGAAGAGGAACTGCGCGACATCGCTTTTCACGATTCGTTGACCCGCCTGCCCAATCGCCGGCTCCTGCTCGACCGTCTCCAACAGGCCTTGCCTGCCGGCCGGATCGGCCACGGATATCTGGCCGTGCTGTTTGTCGATCTGAATAATTTCAAGCAGCTCAATGATACGCACGGCCATGCGGTCGGCGACCGTCTGCTGGTGGAGGTGGCTCGCCGGCTGCTCCAGACGGTGCGGGTGAGCGACATGGTCGCCCGGCTGGGCGGGGACGAGTTTGTCGTCCTGCTGGAGGGTTTGGGCGACGACGCGGCCCAGGCCGGGCAGCGCGCCGGCCTGGTGGCGGCAAAAATCCAGCAGGCCCTGGCCGTGCCCTACGTCCTGGGCGACATCCGGCATACCGGGTCGGCCAGCATCGGCATCAAGCTGTGCCAGGAAGAGGATCACGACCCGGACGCGATTTTAAAGGAAGCGGACGCCGCCATGTACACGGCCAAGCGCAAGGGCGCGGATGCGGGCGTCTGA
- a CDS encoding glycosyltransferase family 87 protein has translation MIYPPPFLFFALPLRLLPFPASLLAFLCVTTGLFYVTLARFGPVGLPLPLPLLVFSFPAVFAAIVNGQNGLLTGAFLGGALLLAGRRDVWSGLCLGLAFYKPHLALPALVALAAGGHRAAVVTCLGTVFGLYAGSLAVFGIGTWQAFFDNARLAQQLLSGEAFPLAKMMSAYAAARGLGCPNAVAMAVQIVVSVAALGAVAFVWRSPADRCLRVAVASVCILLFPYYSFGYDWVVLLVGLACLFSYAQRTGLAFSAWEKGVIGLAYVSPLLAFALSVKTGVQIAPFALCSLLWVLLRFVRSERRAGQWPTAAAGPLTGSGPAVR, from the coding sequence ATGATCTACCCGCCGCCTTTCTTGTTTTTTGCCTTGCCGCTGCGCCTTCTGCCCTTTCCCGCCTCCTTGTTGGCCTTTCTCTGTGTGACGACGGGGCTGTTTTACGTGACGCTGGCGCGTTTCGGACCGGTCGGCCTCCCGCTGCCGTTGCCCCTGCTGGTATTTTCTTTTCCGGCAGTGTTTGCGGCCATTGTCAATGGACAAAACGGCCTGCTGACGGGCGCTTTCCTTGGCGGAGCCTTGCTCCTGGCCGGACGGCGGGACGTTTGGTCCGGCCTTTGCCTCGGGCTGGCGTTTTATAAGCCGCATCTGGCCCTGCCGGCCTTGGTGGCGTTGGCGGCGGGGGGGCACAGAGCGGCCGTCGTGACCTGTCTGGGGACGGTCTTCGGCTTGTACGCCGGTTCCTTGGCCGTCTTCGGAATTGGGACGTGGCAGGCTTTTTTCGATAATGCCCGGCTTGCCCAGCAGTTGTTGTCCGGGGAGGCGTTTCCCCTGGCCAAGATGATGTCCGCCTATGCGGCGGCGCGCGGCCTTGGCTGTCCGAATGCCGTGGCGATGGCTGTGCAGATCGTTGTTTCCGTCGCAGCCCTGGGCGCGGTCGCTTTCGTCTGGCGAAGCCCTGCGGACAGATGCCTCCGCGTGGCCGTCGCGTCGGTCTGCATTCTGCTTTTCCCGTATTATTCCTTTGGCTACGACTGGGTCGTTCTCCTGGTCGGCCTGGCATGCCTGTTCAGCTACGCCCAAAGGACCGGTCTGGCGTTTTCGGCCTGGGAAAAGGGCGTTATCGGCCTGGCCTACGTGTCGCCGCTGTTGGCCTTTGCCCTGTCGGTCAAGACGGGCGTCCAGATTGCCCCGTTTGCGCTGTGCTCCCTGCTTTGGGTTCTGCTGCGGTTTGTGCGAAGCGAGAGGCGCGCCGGACAATGGCCGACAGCCGCCGCTGGACCGCTGACGGGGAGCGGCCCGGCGGTCCGGTGA
- the flgB gene encoding flagellar basal body rod protein FlgB produces the protein MKTMLPENIGLLGKVMDLHLERQNVVMSNLANMDVPAFKARTLDFEKELQSALNIDERGKMTRTSAGHMPTVFNAAGFEGNLEMGWKPRVVQGLDSVNMEKEMSVMAKNTLMYNALTELAKKDFEGLQKVIMDGGK, from the coding sequence ATGAAAACAATGCTCCCTGAAAACATCGGACTGCTCGGCAAGGTCATGGACCTGCATCTGGAGCGTCAGAATGTTGTCATGTCCAACCTGGCCAACATGGACGTCCCGGCGTTCAAGGCCCGCACCCTGGACTTTGAAAAAGAACTCCAGTCGGCCCTCAATATCGACGAGCGGGGCAAGATGACGCGCACCAGCGCCGGCCACATGCCCACGGTGTTCAATGCCGCCGGCTTCGAAGGCAACCTGGAGATGGGCTGGAAGCCCCGGGTGGTCCAGGGCCTGGACAGCGTGAACATGGAAAAGGAAATGTCGGTGATGGCGAAGAACACACTCATGTACAACGCCCTGACCGAACTGGCCAAGAAGGACTTTGAAGGCCTGCAGAAGGTCATCATGGACGGAGGAAAGTAA
- the fliE gene encoding flagellar hook-basal body complex protein FliE, whose product MAIPALALSAYQNAMSQSAGIQSKVSRSLAKPAAPTEGFGQTLTDSLKQVNDMQNQKATMVQSFASGETQNVHELMINLQKASSAMQMTTAVRSKVLDAYRELVKIQF is encoded by the coding sequence ATGGCCATCCCAGCCCTTGCCCTGTCCGCCTACCAGAATGCCATGTCCCAGTCGGCCGGCATCCAGTCCAAGGTGTCGCGCTCCCTGGCCAAACCGGCCGCGCCAACCGAAGGCTTTGGCCAGACGCTGACCGACTCCCTCAAGCAGGTCAACGACATGCAAAACCAGAAAGCCACCATGGTCCAGTCCTTTGCCTCCGGCGAAACCCAAAACGTCCATGAGTTGATGATCAACCTGCAAAAGGCCAGTTCCGCCATGCAGATGACCACGGCCGTGCGCAGCAAGGTCCTCGACGCCTATCGCGAACTGGTCAAAATCCAGTTCTAG
- a CDS encoding tetratricopeptide repeat protein translates to MSGQLDYEINKELGECYLFMGDLDKAEEYYGKAMTNNGVHPDPYLGLATIAVQRGQLDEAMVLYRKASAIEADDRSLSGMALIEMERGEAGEAFTHFKGALAKNPENLVALFGLVRLAHADERLEEVVPYLQDYLAVDPIKHEVRFTLAGCLVNLGRHAEAGNELDQILLQDPANAAARELAEELKRVAA, encoded by the coding sequence ATGAGTGGGCAACTGGATTACGAAATCAACAAGGAACTCGGCGAATGTTATCTGTTCATGGGCGACCTGGACAAGGCCGAGGAGTATTACGGCAAGGCCATGACCAATAACGGCGTGCATCCCGACCCCTACCTGGGTCTGGCCACCATCGCCGTCCAGCGCGGCCAGCTCGATGAGGCCATGGTGCTCTACCGCAAGGCCTCGGCCATCGAGGCTGACGACCGCTCCCTGTCCGGCATGGCCCTGATCGAAATGGAACGCGGCGAAGCCGGCGAGGCGTTCACCCATTTCAAGGGTGCGCTGGCCAAGAATCCTGAAAATCTCGTGGCCCTTTTCGGACTGGTGCGTCTGGCCCATGCCGACGAGCGCCTGGAAGAAGTCGTACCGTATCTCCAGGATTATCTGGCTGTTGACCCCATCAAGCATGAGGTCCGCTTCACCCTGGCCGGCTGCCTGGTCAACCTCGGCCGCCACGCCGAGGCCGGTAACGAACTGGACCAGATCCTGCTCCAGGACCCGGCCAATGCCGCCGCCAGGGAACTGGCCGAGGAACTCAAGCGCGTCGCCGCCTAG
- the flgC gene encoding flagellar basal body rod protein FlgC has protein sequence MDLFTAMDIGSSGMSAQRTSMNAISMNLANIKTTRTVNGGGPYVRKSVMLESTPVDTPFSKAMQTSMDRDLAGVKVTGLVNDNRPFRMSYEPGHPDANADGYVAYPDINVVEEMANMITAMRSYEASSSSIGTIKNMFTKALEIGR, from the coding sequence ATGGACCTCTTTACCGCCATGGACATCGGTTCGTCGGGCATGTCGGCCCAGCGCACCAGCATGAACGCCATTTCCATGAATCTGGCCAACATCAAGACCACCCGCACAGTCAACGGCGGCGGACCGTATGTTCGCAAGTCGGTCATGCTGGAATCGACCCCGGTGGACACGCCCTTTTCCAAGGCCATGCAGACCTCCATGGACCGCGACCTGGCCGGGGTCAAGGTCACGGGGCTGGTCAACGACAACCGCCCCTTCCGGATGTCCTACGAGCCGGGCCACCCCGACGCCAACGCCGACGGCTATGTCGCCTACCCCGACATCAACGTGGTCGAGGAAATGGCCAACATGATCACGGCCATGCGCAGCTACGAAGCGTCGAGCTCGTCGATCGGGACCATCAAGAATATGTTTACCAAAGCCCTGGAAATCGGGCGTTAA
- the fliG gene encoding flagellar motor switch protein FliG, with protein sequence MAAMMTGPQKTAILCLALGEKFAGEVFKRLDRREIATISKAMMEIETVPKEQVEEVVHEFNDALQVGRDMVTGGPDQVRRLLSKTLDSDTAKYIMETLELDTGPTPFQELSNVSPRILAQILRNEHPQTLALILGHLHPDQAAELLQNLPSGVRAEVLMRLSRLEAVAEDMLIEVDKVLQNQLIAMGGKEGKKVGGITAVAEILNAVDRATEEEVLSEIEEESAQTAEDIRNLMFVFEDIKALDDRAIRELLKEVSNEELTQALKGASEELRDKFFRNLSERAANMIQEDLEIMGPIRLAEVEGAQQNVVKTVRRLEAEGKIAIGRGGGDVFI encoded by the coding sequence ATGGCCGCCATGATGACCGGACCGCAAAAAACCGCCATACTGTGTCTGGCGCTTGGCGAGAAATTCGCCGGAGAGGTCTTCAAACGCCTGGACCGGCGGGAAATCGCCACCATTTCCAAGGCGATGATGGAGATCGAGACCGTCCCCAAGGAACAGGTCGAGGAAGTCGTCCACGAGTTCAACGACGCCCTGCAGGTCGGCCGCGACATGGTCACCGGCGGCCCGGATCAGGTGCGACGCCTCCTGTCCAAGACGCTTGACTCCGACACGGCCAAGTACATCATGGAGACGCTCGAACTCGACACCGGCCCGACCCCCTTCCAGGAGCTCAGCAACGTCTCGCCGCGCATTCTGGCCCAGATCCTGCGCAACGAACATCCCCAGACCCTGGCCCTGATCCTCGGCCATCTCCATCCCGACCAGGCGGCCGAACTCCTCCAGAACCTTCCCTCGGGCGTGCGCGCCGAGGTGCTCATGCGCCTGTCGCGGCTCGAAGCCGTGGCCGAGGACATGCTCATAGAGGTGGACAAGGTCCTGCAAAACCAGTTGATCGCCATGGGCGGCAAGGAAGGCAAGAAGGTCGGCGGCATTACGGCCGTGGCCGAGATCTTAAACGCCGTGGACCGGGCCACCGAAGAGGAAGTGCTCTCCGAGATCGAAGAGGAATCGGCCCAGACCGCCGAGGACATCCGAAACCTCATGTTCGTCTTCGAGGACATCAAAGCCCTGGACGACCGGGCCATCCGCGAACTGCTCAAGGAAGTCTCCAACGAAGAACTGACTCAGGCCTTGAAAGGCGCTTCCGAGGAACTGCGCGACAAGTTTTTCCGAAACCTCTCCGAACGTGCCGCCAACATGATCCAGGAAGACCTGGAAATCATGGGTCCCATCCGTCTGGCCGAGGTGGAAGGCGCCCAGCAAAACGTGGTCAAGACCGTGCGGCGTCTGGAGGCCGAGGGCAAGATCGCCATCGGCCGCGGAGGCGGGGATGTCTTCATTTGA
- a CDS encoding FliH/SctL family protein translates to MSSFDAGEPGVLTGRVILGPGHAGPGETTVAELEAHRSPEELEKVEARFWERLRAKATAKAASVIAEAMTEAERLRTKAREEGYADGHAAGHAEATAAAEAQAEAELARMAASFGGMVETLAGERGRLWQLQREEFLTLLRLAVERAVNVTIDERRQEILAHLLDESLEAIDAKAEPTLTVHPEDEALLRELLIRAKTERPQLDRVTVRVNPAFIPGSLYLEYPEGLVDNTIASRFAEVETVFAHLAAAEMPGEDGPAGETGEAGLPGDDHAHG, encoded by the coding sequence ATGTCTTCATTTGACGCGGGGGAACCCGGCGTTCTGACCGGCCGGGTCATCCTTGGCCCGGGCCATGCCGGCCCGGGCGAGACCACCGTGGCCGAGCTTGAAGCCCACCGCTCGCCCGAAGAACTGGAAAAAGTCGAAGCCCGCTTCTGGGAGCGCCTGCGGGCCAAGGCCACGGCCAAGGCGGCTTCGGTCATTGCCGAGGCCATGACCGAGGCCGAGCGGCTGCGCACCAAGGCCCGGGAGGAAGGCTACGCCGACGGGCACGCGGCCGGCCATGCCGAGGCCACGGCTGCGGCCGAAGCCCAGGCCGAGGCCGAGCTGGCCCGCATGGCCGCCTCCTTCGGCGGCATGGTCGAGACCCTGGCCGGCGAACGCGGCCGGCTGTGGCAGCTCCAGCGCGAAGAATTTTTGACGCTGTTGCGGCTGGCCGTGGAGCGTGCCGTCAATGTCACCATTGACGAACGCCGCCAGGAAATCCTGGCCCATCTCCTCGACGAGTCCCTGGAAGCCATCGACGCCAAGGCCGAACCGACGCTCACCGTCCATCCCGAGGACGAGGCTCTGCTGCGCGAACTGCTCATACGGGCCAAGACCGAACGGCCCCAGCTGGACCGGGTGACGGTGCGGGTCAACCCGGCCTTCATCCCGGGCAGCCTCTACCTCGAATATCCCGAAGGTCTGGTCGACAACACCATCGCCAGCCGGTTTGCCGAGGTGGAAACGGTGTTTGCCCATCTGGCGGCGGCCGAGATGCCGGGCGAGGACGGCCCGGCCGGCGAAACCGGCGAGGCCGGGCTGCCCGGGGACGACCATGCCCACGGTTGA
- a CDS encoding FliI/YscN family ATPase produces the protein MPTVDASGGIALLEAMQPMKTYGKVSKVVGLIAEGRGIRAPVGAVCHMLPDGGGPGSEVPAEVVGFRDGACLFMPYGDLRGIAPGTLIRNTSTPPLFPVGRRYLGRVIDAFGNPIDNGDPIAPRRFNPVFAPAPPPMERPRICDPMDVGVRAINGCLTLGKGQRVGIMAGSGVGKSTLMGMIARNTMADINVIGLVGERGRELREFIEKDLGPEGMARSVVVVATSDQSPLIRMRAAYAATAMAEFFRDEGNDVILMMDSVTRFAMAGREVGLAAGEPPTTRGYTPSVFAQLPKLLERAGRNALGSITGIYTVLVDGDDFNEPIADAVRSILDGHIVLTRDLADQGHFPAIDVLKSISRLRSDVTPKDALDASRELIRLLATYRRVEDMVNIGAYARGANPEIDRAIDMIGPINTFLRQDVAESQTLEACFQAILALIGKK, from the coding sequence ATGCCCACGGTTGACGCCTCCGGGGGCATTGCCCTGCTTGAGGCCATGCAGCCGATGAAGACCTACGGCAAGGTGTCCAAGGTGGTCGGGCTCATTGCCGAGGGACGCGGCATCCGCGCCCCGGTGGGGGCGGTGTGCCACATGCTGCCGGACGGCGGCGGCCCGGGCTCCGAGGTCCCGGCCGAGGTGGTGGGCTTTCGCGACGGGGCCTGCCTGTTTATGCCCTACGGCGACCTGCGCGGCATCGCGCCCGGGACGCTTATTCGCAACACCAGCACGCCGCCGCTTTTTCCGGTGGGCCGGCGCTATCTTGGCCGGGTCATCGACGCCTTCGGCAACCCCATCGACAACGGCGATCCCATTGCCCCGCGCCGCTTCAATCCGGTCTTCGCCCCGGCCCCGCCGCCCATGGAACGGCCGCGCATCTGCGACCCCATGGATGTGGGCGTGCGGGCCATAAACGGCTGCCTGACGCTCGGCAAAGGCCAGCGGGTCGGCATCATGGCCGGTTCGGGCGTCGGAAAATCGACGCTCATGGGCATGATCGCCCGCAACACCATGGCCGACATCAACGTCATCGGCCTTGTCGGCGAGCGCGGCCGCGAGCTGCGTGAATTTATCGAAAAAGACCTCGGTCCCGAGGGCATGGCCCGGTCGGTGGTGGTGGTGGCCACCTCGGACCAAAGTCCGCTCATCCGGATGCGCGCCGCCTACGCCGCCACGGCCATGGCCGAATTTTTCCGCGACGAAGGCAACGACGTCATTCTCATGATGGACTCGGTCACCCGGTTTGCCATGGCCGGGCGCGAAGTGGGGCTGGCCGCCGGCGAACCGCCGACCACGCGCGGCTACACGCCCTCGGTTTTCGCCCAGTTGCCAAAGCTCCTGGAGCGGGCCGGGCGCAATGCGCTGGGCAGCATCACCGGCATCTACACCGTGCTGGTTGACGGCGACGATTTCAACGAACCCATTGCCGACGCCGTGCGTTCGATTCTTGACGGGCATATCGTGCTCACCCGCGATCTGGCCGACCAGGGGCACTTTCCGGCCATCGACGTGCTCAAAAGCATCAGCCGTCTGCGCTCGGACGTAACGCCCAAGGACGCCCTGGACGCCTCCCGGGAGCTGATCCGGCTGCTGGCCACCTACCGGCGGGTGGAAGACATGGTCAACATCGGGGCTTACGCCCGCGGGGCCAATCCGGAGATCGACCGGGCCATCGACATGATCGGCCCCATCAATACCTTCCTGCGCCAGGACGTGGCCGAAAGCCAGACCCTCGAGGCCTGCTTCCAGGCCATTCTGGCCCTGATCGGCAAGAAATAA